GAAGGTCGCGATGCCGAAAGGGCGGATCTACAAGCAGGCCTCGAAGCTGTTTCGGGAGGCGGGACTGCCGATTCCGAGCGACTTCGACGATACGCGCAAGCTGATTATCGAAGTGCCCGAGGCGGGCATGTCGTTCATTATGGCAAAGCCGGTCGATGTGCCGACCTATGTGGAATACGGCGTCGCCGATATCGGGGTTGTGGGCAAGGACGTGCTGATGGAGGAAAACAAGGACGTCTACGAGCTGCTCGATCTCGGTATCGCCAAGTGCCGCATGTCGGTCATCGGGCTGCCGGATTGGAAGCCAGTGATCCATCCGCGCGTCGCGACGAAATATCCGAATGTCGCCTCGCAATATTTTCGCGAGCTGGGCCAGCAGGTCGAGGTGATCAAGCTGAACGGCTCGATCGAGCTTGCGCCGCTGATCGGCCTTGCGGACCGGATCGTCGATATGGTCGAAACCGGACAGACGCTGCGCGAGAACGGGCTCGTCGAGCAGGAGACGATCTTCGGCATTACGAGCCGGCTGATTGCGAACCGCGTGAGCTACCGCATGAAAAACGATGCGATCCAAAGCCTGTGCGACAAGCTGCAGGCGACGGTCGCGGCGAAAAGCGGCGTTTGAACGCGGTGCCCGGAGGCGGAACGCGGCCAGGCGAGAGCTAGGCGCCGGGACGGCCGCGGCCGGAGCGGATGCGGCGACTGCGGCGTTCGGCGCGGTCGGGCGGTGCGGCGGCGCGAAGGCGAAGCCGCGCCGAAGAAGCGGGATGCCGGTTA
This genomic window from Paenibacillus humicola contains:
- the hisG gene encoding ATP phosphoribosyltransferase, whose protein sequence is MSAANDGRDLLKVAMPKGRIYKQASKLFREAGLPIPSDFDDTRKLIIEVPEAGMSFIMAKPVDVPTYVEYGVADIGVVGKDVLMEENKDVYELLDLGIAKCRMSVIGLPDWKPVIHPRVATKYPNVASQYFRELGQQVEVIKLNGSIELAPLIGLADRIVDMVETGQTLRENGLVEQETIFGITSRLIANRVSYRMKNDAIQSLCDKLQATVAAKSGV